The following are from one region of the Siniperca chuatsi isolate FFG_IHB_CAS linkage group LG13, ASM2008510v1, whole genome shotgun sequence genome:
- the viml gene encoding vimentin like: protein MSYRSAPHSSYKKMFGGERAASRTSYSSRQFSSPVRSSRVSFGLSSTSNIYAAKTQRLRSSAAMPRLASENLDFSLSDAINSEFMTNRTNEKAQMQSLNDRFANYIDKVRFLEQQNKILLAELEQLRGKGTSRVGDLYEDEMRELRRQVDQLTNEKARVEVHRDNLADDIDRLREKLQDEISQREEAEGNMQSFRQDVDNAALARLDLERKVESLQDEINFLKKLHDEEMLELQNQMQQQQHVQVDMEMAKPDLTAALRDVRLQYENLASKNIHESEEWYKSKFADLTEAAARNNDALRVAKQEANDYRRQVQALTCEVDALKGTNESLERQMREVEENFSQETGGYQDTIGRLEEDIHNMKDEMARHLREYQDLLNVKMALDIEIATYRKLLEGEESRISTPLPNFSSLNLRETMIDSRPHVESTTTTKKVLIKTIETQDGQVINESTQNHDDME from the exons ATGTCTTATAGATCAGCTCCACATTCTTCTTACAAGAAGATGTTTGGCGGGGAGAGAGCCGCGTCCAGGACCAGCTATTCCAGCCGCCAGTTCTCCAGCCCGGTGCGCTCCTCCCGGGTATCCTTCGGTCTCTCCTCCACCTCGAACATCTACGCAGCGAAGACCCAAAGGCTCCGGAGCAGCGCGGCCATGCCCCGACTGGCCTCTGAGAACTTGGACTTCTCCTTGTCAGACGCCATAAACAGCGAGTTCATGACGAACCGCACCAACGAGAAAGCGCAGATGCAGTCACTCAACGACCGCTTCGCCAACTACATCGACAAGGTCCGCTTCTTGGAGCAGCAGAACAAGATCCTGCTGGCGGAGCTGGAGCAGCTGCGGGGCAAAGGCACCTCCCGGGTCGGAGATCTGTACGAGGACGAGATGCGGGAGCTGAGGCGCCAGGTGGACCAGCTCACCAACGAGAAGGCCCGGGTGGAAGTTCATCGGGATAACCTGGCAGACGACATCGACCGGCTGAGAGAGAA GTTGCAGGATGAGATATCCCAGAGGGAGGAGGCTGAGGGCAACATGCAGAGCTTCAGACAG GATGTGGACAATGCTGCCCTCGCCAGACTGGACCTGGAACGGAAGGTCGAGTCACTCCAGGATGAAATCAACTTCCTCAAGAAGCTGCATGATGAG GAAATGCTGGAACTGCAGAAccagatgcagcagcagcagcatgtgcaGGTGGACATGGAGATGGCTAAACCTGACCTGACAGCTGCTCTGAGGGACGTCCGTCTGCAGTATGAGAACCTGGCCTCCAAAAACATCCATGAGTCTGAGGAATGGTACAAATCCAAG TTTGCTGACCTCACCGAGGCCGCAGCCAGGAATAATGATGCTTTGAGAGTGGCCAAGCAAGAGGCCAATGACTATAGACGCCAAGTGCAGGCACTTACTTGTGAGGTGGATGCCCTTAAAGGAACT AATGAGTCCTTGGAGCGCCAGatgagagaggtggaggagaactTCTCCCAGGAGACGGGCGGCTACCAGGACACCATTGGCCGTCTGGAGGAGGACATTCACAACATGAAGGACGAGATGGCCCGTCACCTCCGGGAGTACCAGGACCTCCTAAATGTCAAAATGGCCCTGGACATCGAGATTGCCACCTACAGGAAGCTgctggaaggagaggagagcag AATCTCCACCCCTCTGCCAAACTTCTCGTCTCTAAACCTGAGAG aaacAATGATTGATTCCAGACCTCATGTTGAAAGCACAACAACAACCAAGAAGGTTCTGATCAAGACCATTGAGACCCAGGATGGTCAG GTGATCAACGAATCAACCCAGAACCATGATGACATGGAGTAA